GGGACAAGTAATGAGAGATCCGCAGGGCTAAAACGACCGAATGCGATCGATCTTCACCACAGACGAGCGTGAAGAGTAAGCTACCCCAATTAATTCAACCGAACTTATGACAACAATTGAGACGCTGCGTGCCAAACTACCATTTCCCCTCAAGCGGCTGGCAGACCTAGCCTATAACTATTGGTGGAGTTGGACGAGCGATCGCCTTTCCTTGTTTCAAAGCATCAACCCCGACGAATGGCAGCGCTGCGGACACAACCCCGTTGCCTTACTAGACTCTGCTTCAGAAGTTCGACTGGCAAAGATGGCTTGCGACCCAGCATATATTAAGCGGGTGAAAGCGATCGCTTCTCAGTTTGACATTTATATGTCGGAGAAAAATGTCTGGGCAAGCCGCATCGCGCCGCAAATCTCCCACGAACGCCCCGTTGCCTATTTCTGCGCTGAATTTGGCATTCACGAATCCCTCCCCATCTACTCCGGCGGCTTGGGAATTCTAGCCGGGGATCACCTCAAGTCTTCCTCAGATTTGGGCGTCCCGATGGTGGCTGTAGGACTTTGCTATCGCCAAGGTTACTTCCGTCAGCGGTTAAACCAAGGCGGTTGGCAAGAAGAAAACTACGTTGACAATCCCTTTGACCGCATGGCTCTAGAGTTGATGAAGAATCAACACGGGGAACCGATCGTTATAGAGATGGAAATTCGCCAGCGTCGGGTCAAAGCGCAAATCTGGTTAGCGCGAGTCGGTCGCGTTAATCTTTATCTCCTCGATACCGACCGCCACGACAACGATCCCATCGACCGTTGGCTGACAGGGCACTTGTACGGCGGTAACATCGAAACTCGCATCGCGCAGGAAGTCGTGCTGGGGATTGGCGGCGTGCGGGCGCTGGAAGCACTGGGGATTAATCCATCCGTCTGCCATTTGAACGAAGGTCACGCAGCATTTTGCACGTTGGAAATTGCCAGACAAGAAATTCAGCGCACTGGCAAGAGTTTCTATGATATTGAAGCAGCAGTGCGCGATCGCTGCGTCTTCACCACCCACACCCCAGTCCCCGCAGGTCACGATGTCTTCTCCTCCGACCTGATGGATTCCTACTTCGCCCACTACTGGCCTACACTCGGACTATCCCGCGAACAATTCCTCTCCCTCGGCGCACGACGCCTGGGCGATCCTTGGGAACCCTTCGGTATGACCGTCTTAGCGCTGCGGATGTGTCGCGCTGCCAACGGCGTTAGCGAACTGCACGGCGAAGTTTCCCGTAAAATGTGGAAAATTCTCTACCCAGAACGTAGCGAAGAAAAAGTGCCCATCGGTCACATTACCAACGGCGTCCACGCTCGTACCTGGACGGCACCCATCATGGGCGACCTGTATTCAGAGTATTTGGGTGAAGATTGGTCAACTAATGTGGCTGACCCGCAAATGTGGGCAAAAGTCGATGAAATTCCCGATGAGGAAATCTGGTGGCGACACAGGGTTCTCAAAGAACGGCTGATTGCCCATACCCGCTATAAAGTTAAAATGGCGCGGCAACATCGCAGCGAAGAACATTACCGCATCGAAGCCGCCGACCAACTGTTAGACCCCAACGTATTAACGATTGGATTTGCGCGACGCTTCAGCCCTTACAAACGCGGTGACTTGCTGCTGCGAGATGCAGAACGCGCTTTGAGGATTTTTGGTAATGCGGAAACACCAGTGCAAATTGTCTTTGCTGGTAAAGCTCACCCACACGACGAAGAAGGTAAGCGGATCATCCAGCGGTTGATGGAGTGGTGCAAGCACAATGCGATTCTCAACCGAGTTGCCCTTATCGAAGATTACGATATCTACACTGGTCAAAAACTGGTACACGGTGTTGATGTTTGGCTGAACAACCCGCGTCGTCCCCTAGAAGCATCGGGTACAAGCGGACAAAAAGTTTGCTTTAACGGTGGCATCAATTGCAGCGTACTAGATGGCTGGTGGTGCGAAGGCTATAAAGCAGATGCAAATGGTAAGGGGATCAACGGTTGGGCGATTGGTGAAGATGCTCACACCAGCGACCAAGAATTACAGGATCGAATTGATTCTGAATCTCTTTATAAGTTGCTCGAAGAGGAAATCGTTCCCCTCTACTACGACCAGGATGAGAATGGGGTTCCCCACCGCTGGATTCAGATGATGAAGGCGTCGATTAAGACAAATTCGCCTTTGTTTAACACTGACAGAATGATTGCTGATTATGTTACTCAGGTGTATGCACCTGGTAGCGCCGTAGGTTCTCAACCAATTCGGGCGAGTGTTCTAGCTTAGGATAGTTTGGAATTAAGCCAGTTTTAAGCTAGTAGTAGGGTGGGCAATGCCCACCTTACTTTTTTTCCGCAGGTAAATGCAGATTTATCAGCATACGACGGTGTTTAAATATTATTTAGCTGACTGTTTATGCGTATTTGGCAGGCTGATTTTTATCGTCGTCCTCTGAAGGATGAGAAAGGGCAGCGGTTGTGGGAGTTGTTAATTTGCGACTTAAGTGGGCAGTTTACTTATGAGGCTTTGTGTCCTCAGTCAGAAGCAAATTCTAGTTGGTTGTTTTCTCAGTTACAACAAGCTGCTGCTGGTAATTTGCCAGAGGTTATTCAAGTTTTTCGGCCCCAGTCTTTGAGTTTAATTGAAGCAGCGGGGAAACAGTTGGGTGTTCAGGTGGAAGCAACGCGACGCACTGCTGCTTTAAAGCAGTTATTGCAAGAGAAAGCGCAGCAATATCCTCAAATTGGCGAACCTTACGACCCCTTAGCTTTAGACAAACCACCCCCGACG
The Microcoleus sp. FACHB-831 genome window above contains:
- the glgP gene encoding alpha-glucan family phosphorylase, translating into MTTIETLRAKLPFPLKRLADLAYNYWWSWTSDRLSLFQSINPDEWQRCGHNPVALLDSASEVRLAKMACDPAYIKRVKAIASQFDIYMSEKNVWASRIAPQISHERPVAYFCAEFGIHESLPIYSGGLGILAGDHLKSSSDLGVPMVAVGLCYRQGYFRQRLNQGGWQEENYVDNPFDRMALELMKNQHGEPIVIEMEIRQRRVKAQIWLARVGRVNLYLLDTDRHDNDPIDRWLTGHLYGGNIETRIAQEVVLGIGGVRALEALGINPSVCHLNEGHAAFCTLEIARQEIQRTGKSFYDIEAAVRDRCVFTTHTPVPAGHDVFSSDLMDSYFAHYWPTLGLSREQFLSLGARRLGDPWEPFGMTVLALRMCRAANGVSELHGEVSRKMWKILYPERSEEKVPIGHITNGVHARTWTAPIMGDLYSEYLGEDWSTNVADPQMWAKVDEIPDEEIWWRHRVLKERLIAHTRYKVKMARQHRSEEHYRIEAADQLLDPNVLTIGFARRFSPYKRGDLLLRDAERALRIFGNAETPVQIVFAGKAHPHDEEGKRIIQRLMEWCKHNAILNRVALIEDYDIYTGQKLVHGVDVWLNNPRRPLEASGTSGQKVCFNGGINCSVLDGWWCEGYKADANGKGINGWAIGEDAHTSDQELQDRIDSESLYKLLEEEIVPLYYDQDENGVPHRWIQMMKASIKTNSPLFNTDRMIADYVTQVYAPGSAVGSQPIRASVLA